The window GATGAACAAAACCATCTCCTGATTGCAAGTGTCCAGCTACCAAATGAAGATGCACAGTTTGATGCCAGTCATTATGACAATGATAAGGGTGGTAAGTGTACTGAACTGAAAttaacagtttttatatttaaaattttatatttcattcaaacttATTACAATATTGTAAGCTAAAACAGTAAACAAttccatattaatttatataaaaactattaaatctgATATAGACTTCAGAAGTGTAATAGGGTAATTCGTTGAGAGTATCTTAAGGTATTTTCTGTGTAACATGTGTGTAATATGCTTTATCTTTGTTCTTTAGAATTTGGTGGTTTTGGATCTGTATCGGGCAAAATAGAtatagagataaaaataaaccatgAGGGTGAAGTGAATAGAGCACGCTATATGCCACAGAATCCTTGCGTCATTGCAACAAAAACTCCATCCTCTGATGTGTTAGTGTTTGATTACACCAAGCATCCTTCTAAACCAGAACCTTCTGGAGAATGCCATCCTGATCTTAGGTAATCTTTTTTATAAGtgtatttttgtaatgaatttttaataatgcagGATGGATGTTTGATACAACAGAGCGGTTCTAACTTAACTATAGATaaagataatttgttttataaaatagatttggTAGAGCAATGCAAGTGTTcaaattgattgttttttgaTGGATGCAATGATTTCCTCTTTTCCACAATGTAAATCTTAAAGCAAAGCTTGTACAGGCTTAAACCCTGTCAAGCACccagaatttaatttgattaaaattgcaCCTGTCCATTTATTGTGATAAAAGTTAATTCTAGCATCCGTGTAGGCAAGCAATTTAAGCACTTGATTGTTAAACAGCATCAAAAAATCTAACtgattttgttgttattaaatGGTCAAACACAATACTCCTTTTTTGGCAAGTTAATTGCTAACTCACTGGGCCACAAGCTTTTTCGATCCTTATAAGAAACAAGGTGGAATAACATAAGAAGCATTTGTTAGTAAACTACAGTTTTTCAAATATCTTCAGTTATAATAGATagttttcaagtatttttttccaGTATTTATAACTTAATGTAAAATctcaataatcaatattttggtTTGTTAAATTCCTTACATACCAATAAAGTATCTGTGATAATTAGttactaataactttttaaaattataatgttgaatatttttttttatttatttgataaaaataaactgtatttattattttatttgtatagattgcGTGGTCACCAAAAAGAGGGCTATGGGCTATCCTGGAACCCTAACCTCAATGGCTATCTTCTCTCAGCTAGGtaagaaatatgttttattatctttaaataaatatgtaataaaaatatatataaaatataggaaTGCATTGATAGTGAGATGTCAAAATAATATGCATGTTGCATATATCAATTACAGTTTAAATACTAGTTGCTTCCAATGGTTGAAGGCCAATGCTAATGATTTGCTAGATCTACTCGCCACTTTTACTGCTAAAAGTGTATTGAGCGAAGCAGAGGTGGTATATGCGAGTGCGTGTGTTGCAGTGATGACCACACGATCTGCCTGTGGGACATCAACGCGACGCCCAAGGAGGGGCGCGTGATCGAGGCCAAGTCCGTGTTCACGGGCCACACCGCCGTGGTGGAGGACGTGGCCTGGCACTTGCTGCACGAGTCGCTCTTCGGCTCAGTGGCTGATGACCAGAAGCTTATGATTTGGGATACTAGGTGACCATTTGTGTAATGATAGTGTACTTAAATTCTGATTACATTGGTAATGAAGTAAATTTTTAagtcttaatttttattgtaatcttttgGTAATTAATGGAAAAAgactaaacaaaatttaatgaatagaaTTCCATTGGATTCACTTCTGTGTGTATTTAGTTTGTGATAGAGAACTATGGTTTCCAGATGTAACAATACCTCTAAGCCGTCACACACGGTTGACGCACATACGGCAGAAGTCAACTGTCTAAGCTTCAACCCTTACTCAGAATTTATCTTAGCGACTGGCAGCGCTGATAAAACGGTAAGTCTTATTTAAATgtccaatatttgttttatgtgtacaaattaattttgtatctgtggacacttttctttaatttatttatttaatttactaatgaaactatattttttaattaggtcGCTCTATGGGATTTACGTAATTTGAAACTCAAACTGCACTCATTCGAATCACACAAGGATGAAATCTTCCAAGTACAGTGGTCACCGCATAATGAAACAATCCTTGCAAGCAGCGGTACTGATAGAaggtatatgttattataatatttttaatacttttaattacgtATGAACACTGAAcagtctaaaaaaataattagttaactttatttaaatttttatatattataaattttccaacaaaaattctctttttttttttcgactggGTGTCGATCAAACGGAGGGGGTCTTGTCATTGttgctttttctttttcataCAATTGTAGAACTCTTCGAAAAATCCATATGCATACAGAATCGTTTCTGTGGATCGATAAATAAGTGTAACGTGTAGGAAATGGCTAAAGACGATGCCTCGTTTTCAGACTGCACGTGTGGGACCTGTCCAAGATAGGCGAGGAGCAGACGGCGGAGGACGCCGAGGACGGCCCGCCCGAGCTGCTCTTTATACATGGCGGACACACTGCCAAGATCTCAGACTTCTCCTGGAACCCCAACGAGCCCTGGGTCATCTGCTCCGTCTCCGAGGACAACATCATGCAGGtcggtatatatataaaaccgaaataccacttactgattactcacgaaatctcagaaactataacacctacaaacttgacaTTTTGCAGGTTCCTTATAGGATGTAGATATCCGCTAAGAACAGATTTTACGAAACCTCACCTCAAGGGGGGTCAAACGGGGGTTTCTGTgttataaatttcgtgcgggTAAAGCCGCTTTTTCAGCTAGTAATCAAATAAGCAAAATAACGggctatatataaaactttgttCTTATTGAAAAAATCGAACACCATGACaatttggttattttcataaattatttaatttaaattaatcattacaatGCTCGGAAATTAAGTCGCATATCATTCTATTatgtaaagtataaaattaaagataaaaatccgCAGGTAGAATATACAGTTTTGTTATAACAGGTttgcaaaaaacatttttgcctGTGCAAAGTATCATAAATACACTTTCCCATTTCTAATACTATTCTTGATTGCTTAAAACTTGCGTGTTAATCGAGTCATTCCACCCAGGTGTGGCAGATGGCGGAGAACATCTACAACGACGAGGAGCCCGAGACGCCGGCCTCGGAGCTGGAGTCGGGCGTCAACGTCAACCACGGGTAAGGCCCGGCCTTCGCCCCGCACGCACGCTCGTCTATAACTGTACGTGGAACAGATCTTCTATTGTgcattttaaaatcattcatttattttagggTGTTTTAGaacaacttttaaaataataaataacatttaagtattGACTCTTACGTAATGCAAATAAGGTTTAATTTGTgttagtttatttgaatatagattTTGAAAGTATGATATGTTAGATCTGCTCCATCGTTACTTTTCACGATGTCAATGTTAAATTATCAAGGGAAAAAATGCCAGAATTGTATGCAAAAGTTATAGTTAAGTGGCTGAATTAACTATGTgatcaaaatttatacaaaaatgttgTTGGGAGCCttttctgttatttaaataaatgtattaaattacttCAAGttcaataacataattaaattgtattcaattgttttacaTGAGGGCCGGAGGTTGTGTGTGGGTTTTTACTCCAGCAATAGGAACTTCGCTATTTATAGACTGACTTGATATATGCAATTAAACTGTAACGTTACAACTAGTATATAAGCAATATAACAATAGGAACGATTTGAAATAAccatataatcatttttacttatatagaagtaactttttttcatgtatacaattcaaaaaatattagcGATCCTCCTAATGTTGGTGTGAAATACTATTTAGGGGCCAatgttgaatattttcaaagtgcAAGAATCTCTCGGATAAATCAGAAGATTTGTTTTAAGGGaaacaacatatttttgttatatattgtgcATACGAAACATTGACGAAGGCATTTACAAAACCTCCTAACTCAGATTGAGTaaggttataaataattctacatCCTGTTCActttgaatatgaaatattgtaataattacgaGAACAACATTCGTCTTTGGCCTGATTTTTTTCTACTGTGCTTACACATAATCCCATGAAATAACGATGTCTTTAGTATAAACAATGTTGCTAGTGCAAAAATAGTCTACggattatagtttttaaaaaaagcaaataattatgatattgaggtcattattgatatttaaggtCGTCTGGCTTGTCAGAGATTAATATCGTTGGTTTATGGGATGTATGtaaacttgtaataaaaaaaaattaacag is drawn from Vanessa atalanta chromosome 16, ilVanAtal1.2, whole genome shotgun sequence and contains these coding sequences:
- the LOC125069713 gene encoding chromatin assembly factor 1 p55 subunit; the protein is MGDKGDGETFDDAVEERVINEEYKIWKKNTPFLYDLVMTHALEWPSLTAQWLPDVTRPEGKDYSVHRLILGTHTSDEQNHLLIASVQLPNEDAQFDASHYDNDKGEFGGFGSVSGKIDIEIKINHEGEVNRARYMPQNPCVIATKTPSSDVLVFDYTKHPSKPEPSGECHPDLRLRGHQKEGYGLSWNPNLNGYLLSASDDHTICLWDINATPKEGRVIEAKSVFTGHTAVVEDVAWHLLHESLFGSVADDQKLMIWDTRCNNTSKPSHTVDAHTAEVNCLSFNPYSEFILATGSADKTVALWDLRNLKLKLHSFESHKDEIFQVQWSPHNETILASSGTDRRLHVWDLSKIGEEQTAEDAEDGPPELLFIHGGHTAKISDFSWNPNEPWVICSVSEDNIMQVWQMAENIYNDEEPETPASELESGVNVNHG